A single genomic interval of Hyphomicrobium methylovorum harbors:
- a CDS encoding vWA domain-containing protein — translation MRCGKIGRRSITVPIVAFASILFSFSALAADACVEEQEPNETPETAQAVSGSFCVQGTISDSDQSIFAWTVDAEAAKRPWTVDLSGPHGQQTKVQIHRLEEPGDADNPAVVGPELSSLATPAGADTVQRANFFITPGVWLVGVSTSAGDGGAFQLSIRSSDDGSAEQAAASGATADQATQVAGQFALKGVVGSESWASWQLSPIEARKRWVLTATAPIGANVALELQSQDGKPILTSTQIAEGRLELADIGLPAGTYRIHLTSTDSKSYPYSLESASQGPRSPGREEEPNDSVLSARPLQPGQTMTGRIGHTGDVDTYVLPTTAVGQLLSVRLGGQSRAITRLCIGGADGAVLQCREGAMPSLDDIVITDTRRFVIISGGPSPDATYDLTAHVTGQQSADAESEPNDTSDLANTLAVPLMRGRFVKGDTDVFHFKASDSKPVTLKLTGEAATSLEVTDMQAQSSARVERATGADGAAVAGPLQLSNLTLAPGDYLVVVKGTDGAYTLETTISADAAAESATPTEREPNDAVEQAQALQEGERIAGVISPDGDIDQYRVSIVTPEDITIHFEQDPVCPVVFVLNWDSWSGSTPKAVISDKSFAYAARLRPNDYTISLQHDTQCEKATSYTIGFDATNLPAFGDVEPNDSLAEASAMPPDLKVEGTVGQFTDADWFKLPTVEKDTGVSIAVTGEIEVALTDGKPTSSAQLSQPTIIAGGDKGESVKGTVPAGATAAIRVMGKGAYTLAVTMDGREPVSTADAPVYPSSAAKNTSEPSTAGKSAPAGNAAPGALKAELKFAAQEIAAYWHRGQRVPGTLTVTNSESAPVDVTFATAGLRPGWRLDLPPTATIAANASLELPLALEVASDPYAVRPTTITVSMRKGSNNLASASANIAASISAQPIGDHLSFELPDELLGGFNVAWTALGGTLVSPPEGANDENGLANINDGLSSNAGYIFDAALLPQTATVRFGGDRTWPVRGITINPQTPGVWPPEYMANFELLVSADGTTFERVLTGEVSQQPSEQSFVLPKAIEAKAAQLRILSNHDGNLGRVAVSEWKVIVDPQVGIGAELDIADSLRGGHVVWSDPLISAETPVVKGVLEEGGAGPVVSVPSGVAPQVTIAFHEDRAAQIRALEWIDSEPANGAVTFPAVMIDASIETPLGPWTKVGEWKLGEGKSSTKTFEQPVWARFLRFTSSKKAGEGGETFQFPTKLRVLERASDANYRSILGEWGQYSAASFYEKTLPPPPVAKPESDDNDTREKAEPLPMDQLVSGRVEIGRDEDWFKIEQPDGMDRLTITLGGEPTIGADISLFDDAEKPVVLVDTGGTPRQADFEARVVPGKTYYLKVVQPPHSVMIAYDTSGSLLAFIPIIYNALEVFAAGVHPGQESVNFMSFDRPAMLADFSDQPGILKQALAKDARESSTSGLEGTAITALRNLSTRRGTRALLLVTDAASSTTEATTDLWKMIEQTRPRIFAAHAGSFDDPLREKQTMQDLSLASGGHYASSRSQPELDVSFDRVAAWLRRPAGYTLLAKAGKAAPPEPGRLVVSSSATPTNSEAAPSETRQGGLEIVLDASGSMLKHMDGRRRIEIARASLAKLVKDHLKPDDHVALRVFGHDKPGSCETTLVQPLAPLDAEAMTATVNGIVPQNLARTPIAASLSQVESDLKDATGAKTVILLTDGEETCGGDPRAVISTLAAHDIQVRVNIVGFSVDDPMLKGEFREWARIGRGRYFDAAKAQDLDSAIAAAAEVPFSAYDNTGNVVGQGTVNGPEITVPAGHYRVEIGSTPPQIFTDVMIKERDVTRLSASK, via the coding sequence TTGCGTTGTGGCAAGATCGGACGACGATCTATTACCGTCCCCATTGTTGCTTTTGCGTCTATCTTATTCTCGTTCAGCGCGCTCGCCGCCGATGCGTGCGTCGAAGAGCAGGAACCAAACGAAACCCCGGAAACTGCGCAGGCTGTCAGCGGTAGCTTTTGCGTTCAGGGCACGATCTCCGACTCCGACCAGTCTATTTTCGCCTGGACCGTCGATGCAGAGGCCGCGAAACGCCCTTGGACGGTGGACCTTTCCGGGCCTCACGGCCAGCAGACCAAGGTTCAGATTCATCGCCTCGAAGAGCCGGGCGACGCAGATAATCCAGCGGTTGTTGGGCCGGAGCTGAGCAGTCTGGCGACACCGGCTGGTGCCGATACGGTTCAACGTGCAAATTTTTTCATCACACCGGGCGTTTGGCTTGTGGGCGTTTCGACGAGCGCCGGTGACGGTGGTGCGTTCCAACTCTCGATCCGCAGTTCAGATGACGGGTCGGCGGAGCAGGCCGCCGCGTCCGGTGCGACTGCCGATCAGGCTACTCAGGTTGCGGGCCAGTTCGCGCTTAAAGGCGTGGTCGGCAGCGAAAGCTGGGCATCGTGGCAACTCTCTCCGATCGAGGCGCGCAAACGTTGGGTTTTGACCGCGACGGCGCCCATCGGCGCGAACGTTGCGCTCGAACTGCAAAGCCAGGATGGTAAGCCGATCCTGACGTCAACGCAGATCGCCGAGGGACGTCTCGAATTGGCCGATATCGGGCTTCCGGCCGGAACCTACCGTATCCACCTGACGAGCACTGACTCCAAATCCTATCCCTATTCGCTGGAATCTGCCTCGCAAGGTCCGCGCAGTCCGGGTCGGGAAGAGGAGCCGAACGACAGCGTGCTTTCTGCCCGGCCGTTGCAGCCCGGTCAGACGATGACCGGCCGCATCGGGCACACGGGTGATGTTGATACGTACGTGCTGCCGACGACTGCCGTGGGCCAGTTGCTCAGCGTGCGGCTCGGTGGGCAGAGCCGTGCGATAACCCGGCTGTGCATTGGAGGCGCCGACGGCGCAGTTCTTCAATGTCGCGAAGGCGCGATGCCGAGCCTCGACGACATCGTCATCACCGATACGCGTCGCTTCGTCATCATCTCCGGCGGTCCGAGCCCCGACGCCACATACGATCTCACCGCGCATGTCACTGGCCAGCAATCGGCCGACGCCGAGAGCGAGCCAAACGACACGAGCGATTTGGCGAATACGCTCGCCGTTCCGCTCATGCGCGGCCGCTTCGTCAAAGGCGATACCGACGTTTTCCATTTCAAGGCATCGGATTCGAAACCCGTCACCCTGAAGTTGACGGGCGAGGCGGCGACGTCGCTGGAAGTCACCGACATGCAGGCTCAATCGTCAGCGCGGGTTGAGCGCGCGACGGGTGCGGACGGGGCCGCTGTTGCGGGCCCCTTGCAGCTTTCAAATTTGACGCTCGCGCCGGGCGACTATCTCGTCGTCGTAAAAGGCACGGACGGCGCATACACGCTCGAAACGACCATCTCTGCGGACGCAGCAGCAGAGTCTGCCACGCCGACGGAGCGCGAACCGAACGACGCGGTTGAACAGGCGCAGGCTCTCCAGGAAGGAGAGCGCATCGCTGGCGTGATTTCGCCGGACGGAGATATCGACCAATATCGCGTGTCGATCGTGACGCCGGAGGACATCACGATCCATTTCGAGCAGGATCCAGTCTGTCCCGTCGTGTTCGTGTTGAATTGGGATAGCTGGTCGGGCTCGACGCCGAAGGCTGTAATCTCGGACAAGAGTTTCGCCTACGCCGCTCGTCTACGGCCGAACGACTACACGATTTCTTTGCAGCACGATACGCAGTGCGAGAAAGCGACCAGCTACACGATTGGATTCGACGCGACCAACCTCCCGGCATTCGGGGATGTCGAACCCAATGACTCTCTTGCCGAAGCATCCGCGATGCCGCCAGACCTCAAAGTTGAAGGAACGGTCGGGCAGTTCACCGACGCCGATTGGTTCAAGCTGCCGACGGTCGAGAAGGACACAGGCGTTTCGATCGCTGTCACCGGAGAGATCGAAGTCGCATTGACCGACGGCAAGCCGACGTCGTCCGCGCAGCTCTCCCAGCCGACGATCATCGCGGGCGGTGACAAAGGAGAATCCGTCAAGGGCACAGTGCCCGCGGGTGCTACAGCGGCGATCCGCGTGATGGGTAAGGGTGCCTACACGCTTGCCGTTACGATGGATGGGCGCGAGCCGGTATCGACCGCAGACGCACCGGTATATCCTTCTTCCGCAGCGAAGAATACAAGCGAACCGTCAACGGCAGGAAAATCTGCGCCAGCAGGAAACGCGGCGCCGGGCGCGCTCAAGGCGGAGTTGAAGTTCGCGGCGCAGGAAATCGCGGCCTACTGGCATCGTGGACAGAGGGTGCCCGGAACATTGACGGTGACAAACAGTGAAAGTGCGCCGGTCGACGTGACGTTCGCGACGGCGGGGTTGCGGCCCGGCTGGCGTCTCGATCTCCCGCCGACGGCCACGATCGCTGCCAATGCCTCGCTTGAGCTGCCGCTCGCTCTCGAAGTGGCTTCGGACCCCTATGCCGTGCGTCCGACGACGATCACGGTATCGATGCGCAAGGGTTCGAACAATCTTGCGAGCGCCAGCGCAAACATCGCGGCGTCGATATCGGCGCAACCGATCGGCGATCACCTGTCTTTCGAATTACCGGATGAACTCCTCGGTGGCTTCAACGTCGCGTGGACCGCGCTCGGCGGAACGCTTGTGTCTCCGCCCGAAGGCGCCAACGATGAAAATGGTCTTGCGAACATCAATGATGGTTTGAGCTCGAATGCTGGGTACATCTTCGATGCGGCGTTGCTGCCCCAGACAGCAACGGTTCGCTTCGGCGGCGACAGGACGTGGCCCGTAAGAGGGATCACGATCAATCCGCAGACGCCTGGCGTCTGGCCGCCGGAGTATATGGCGAATTTCGAACTGCTCGTTTCTGCCGATGGTACGACCTTCGAACGGGTCTTGACGGGCGAAGTCAGCCAACAGCCAAGCGAGCAATCGTTCGTGCTGCCGAAGGCTATTGAAGCAAAGGCCGCGCAGCTTCGTATTCTCTCCAACCACGATGGCAACCTCGGCCGCGTCGCGGTTAGTGAATGGAAGGTGATTGTCGATCCGCAGGTCGGTATCGGTGCGGAACTCGACATCGCGGACTCGCTTCGAGGCGGGCATGTCGTCTGGTCCGATCCGCTCATCTCGGCGGAAACGCCGGTCGTTAAGGGCGTGCTTGAAGAAGGTGGCGCGGGGCCGGTGGTTTCAGTGCCTTCTGGAGTTGCGCCGCAAGTTACGATCGCTTTTCACGAAGATCGCGCCGCACAGATCAGGGCGCTGGAATGGATCGACTCTGAGCCGGCCAACGGCGCGGTGACGTTTCCCGCGGTGATGATCGATGCCTCGATCGAGACGCCGCTTGGTCCCTGGACAAAGGTCGGCGAATGGAAGCTCGGCGAAGGCAAGTCTTCGACAAAGACGTTCGAACAACCGGTCTGGGCGCGCTTCCTGCGTTTCACATCTAGCAAGAAGGCAGGCGAAGGCGGAGAAACTTTCCAGTTCCCGACGAAGCTGCGCGTCTTGGAACGAGCAAGCGACGCAAACTACCGATCGATACTCGGAGAGTGGGGACAGTACTCGGCCGCGAGCTTCTATGAAAAGACGCTGCCTCCGCCGCCGGTGGCGAAGCCCGAAAGCGATGACAACGATACACGCGAGAAGGCGGAGCCGTTGCCGATGGATCAACTCGTCTCGGGGCGGGTCGAAATCGGCCGCGACGAGGACTGGTTCAAGATCGAACAGCCCGACGGGATGGATCGGCTCACGATCACACTCGGCGGCGAGCCGACCATCGGAGCCGATATTTCGCTCTTCGATGATGCGGAGAAGCCGGTCGTGCTCGTCGATACCGGCGGCACACCGCGTCAGGCGGATTTCGAAGCACGGGTCGTGCCGGGCAAGACGTACTATCTGAAGGTCGTACAACCCCCGCACTCGGTGATGATTGCCTACGACACGTCGGGCAGTCTGCTTGCCTTCATCCCAATCATCTACAACGCCCTTGAGGTGTTTGCGGCAGGTGTTCATCCGGGACAGGAGTCGGTGAACTTCATGTCGTTCGATCGTCCTGCGATGTTGGCGGATTTCAGCGATCAGCCCGGAATCCTGAAGCAGGCCCTCGCCAAGGATGCGCGTGAAAGCTCAACCAGCGGCTTAGAGGGAACCGCGATTACGGCCTTGCGAAATCTCTCGACACGGAGAGGCACGCGCGCGCTGTTGCTTGTGACTGACGCTGCGAGTTCGACGACAGAAGCAACCACCGATCTCTGGAAAATGATCGAACAGACGCGGCCCCGCATCTTCGCGGCGCATGCCGGTTCGTTCGACGATCCGCTGCGAGAAAAACAGACGATGCAAGATCTCAGTCTTGCGAGCGGCGGCCATTACGCGTCGTCGCGGAGCCAACCTGAGCTTGATGTTTCTTTCGATCGCGTCGCCGCGTGGCTGCGCCGACCGGCAGGCTATACGCTGCTCGCAAAGGCTGGGAAGGCCGCGCCTCCGGAACCCGGCCGCCTGGTCGTCTCTTCTTCCGCAACGCCGACGAACAGTGAAGCAGCACCGTCCGAAACGCGGCAAGGCGGCTTGGAGATCGTTCTCGATGCTTCAGGAAGTATGCTGAAGCATATGGACGGGCGTCGCCGGATCGAGATCGCGCGCGCATCTCTTGCCAAGCTGGTGAAGGACCATCTCAAGCCGGACGATCACGTCGCGCTGCGCGTCTTCGGGCACGATAAGCCCGGCTCGTGCGAAACTACGCTCGTGCAGCCGCTTGCGCCTCTTGATGCGGAAGCGATGACGGCAACGGTGAACGGCATCGTTCCGCAAAATCTGGCCAGGACTCCGATTGCCGCCTCGCTGAGTCAAGTCGAAAGCGATCTCAAAGATGCGACGGGAGCGAAGACGGTCATTCTGCTGACGGACGGCGAAGAAACGTGCGGTGGCGACCCTCGCGCGGTCATTTCCACCCTCGCCGCGCACGACATTCAGGTTCGCGTCAACATCGTGGGATTCTCCGTCGACGATCCGATGCTCAAGGGCGAGTTCCGCGAATGGGCTCGAATTGGCCGCGGGCGATATTTCGATGCCGCGAAGGCGCAAGACCTGGACAGCGCGATAGCGGCCGCCGCGGAGGTGCCGTTCTCCGCTTATGACAACACCGGCAATGTCGTTGGTCAGGGTACCGTCAATGGACCCGAAATTACCGTGCCTGCCGGGCACTATCGCGTCGAGATCGGGTCGACGCCGCCGCAGATATTCACTGATGTGATGATCAAGGAAAGAGACGTAACCAGGCTCAGCGCCTCGAAGTAG
- a CDS encoding M48 family metalloprotease: MQQAFGLYTHIQANRRRSIFLIGALFFLVYLLVFAGALLGDALFDDASVSWLIARAWDRTISALPMATVLTLVWIAIAYKYHQRMIDALTGGHPVTRAENPRLYNLLENLCISRGMPMPSLKVMSSPALNAFATGLNERQYSITVTTGLLENLNDAEVEAVLAHELTHIRNGDVRMMIVAVVIAGVISFIAEIVFRGRLWWGQDGSNRSQRSTSDTSGKGSGGGGIAIMFAVLVIALAWGLSIVIRYALSRSREYLADAGSVELTKNPDAMISALRKIENRGELPGATSAVMELCVDNPHSGFADLFATHPSVDARIKALITFAGGIDPGPISPPEPPPPEPSQHERSDVAQP, encoded by the coding sequence GTGCAACAGGCCTTCGGGCTATACACGCACATCCAGGCGAACCGTCGGCGGTCAATCTTTCTCATTGGCGCGCTGTTCTTCCTTGTCTACCTGCTCGTCTTCGCCGGTGCGTTGCTGGGAGACGCGCTTTTCGACGACGCTTCGGTCTCCTGGCTTATCGCGCGCGCTTGGGATCGCACGATCAGCGCGCTCCCAATGGCGACCGTTCTGACTCTCGTGTGGATCGCGATCGCGTACAAATATCACCAGCGCATGATCGACGCTTTAACCGGTGGCCACCCGGTTACGCGAGCTGAGAACCCTCGCCTCTACAATCTCCTCGAAAACCTTTGCATCTCGCGCGGCATGCCGATGCCGAGCTTGAAGGTGATGAGCTCCCCGGCCCTCAACGCGTTCGCGACGGGTCTCAACGAGCGTCAATACTCGATTACCGTAACGACGGGCCTTCTCGAAAACCTGAACGACGCCGAAGTTGAGGCGGTGCTCGCTCACGAACTTACCCATATCCGCAACGGTGACGTGAGGATGATGATCGTCGCGGTCGTCATTGCCGGCGTCATCAGTTTCATCGCCGAGATCGTCTTTCGCGGTCGGCTCTGGTGGGGTCAGGACGGCTCGAACCGTTCGCAACGATCGACGTCGGACACCAGTGGCAAGGGCAGCGGTGGTGGCGGCATTGCCATCATGTTTGCCGTCCTCGTGATTGCGCTCGCCTGGGGGCTGTCGATCGTCATCCGATATGCCCTGTCGCGAAGCCGCGAGTACCTCGCCGACGCAGGTTCGGTCGAACTGACGAAAAATCCTGACGCTATGATTTCTGCGCTGCGTAAGATTGAAAACCGCGGCGAGCTTCCGGGCGCAACGTCGGCAGTCATGGAATTGTGCGTCGACAATCCGCACTCCGGCTTCGCCGATCTGTTCGCAACGCATCCCTCGGTCGACGCGCGTATCAAGGCGCTGATTACGTTTGCCGGCGGCATCGATCCTGGCCCAATCTCGCCGCCCGAGCCACCCCCGCCAGAGCCGTCGCAGCACGAGCGGAGTGATGTGGCGCAACCTTAA
- a CDS encoding LemA family protein: MTSGLIIVGLIVALALWIMSIYNGLVTLRQRTNQSFADVDVQLKQRHDLIPALVETVKGSAAHERETLDAVIRARQAAVAAPNVEQKVAAENGLTSALGRLFALGEAYPDLKANASFQQLQTELGDVENKLASARRFFNNATQEFNSAVQRFPAVLFASALGFHSLPFFSAGDNRAEMEQAPNIKF; encoded by the coding sequence ATGACGTCAGGCTTGATAATCGTTGGGCTTATCGTGGCGCTCGCGCTGTGGATCATGTCGATCTACAACGGGCTGGTCACGCTCCGTCAGCGCACGAACCAGTCATTTGCCGATGTGGACGTTCAACTGAAGCAACGCCACGATCTCATCCCGGCACTCGTTGAAACCGTCAAAGGATCGGCAGCGCACGAGCGCGAGACGCTCGACGCGGTCATCAGAGCCCGGCAGGCGGCTGTCGCCGCACCGAACGTCGAACAGAAGGTCGCCGCCGAGAACGGCCTCACCAGTGCGCTCGGCAGATTATTTGCCCTCGGTGAAGCGTATCCGGATCTCAAGGCAAACGCCTCGTTTCAACAACTCCAGACTGAGCTTGGCGATGTCGAAAACAAGCTCGCGTCCGCGCGGCGCTTCTTCAACAACGCCACGCAGGAATTCAATTCGGCTGTCCAGCGCTTTCCAGCGGTCTTGTTTGCCTCCGCCCTCGGCTTTCATTCGCTGCCGTTCTTCAGCGCTGGCGACAACCGGGCTGAGATGGAACAGGCCCCCAATATAAAATTCTAG
- a CDS encoding HWE histidine kinase domain-containing protein — protein sequence MNLEDFYRVIRNGHVRAQGIVDTVPDPLLVLDKNLTVEAANRAFHETFNVIQDETIGKHLYELGNGQWDIPELRRLLEDVIPKSTAIIDYEVTHDFPHIGMRTMLLTAHKLHHPDNTSRSLLLSMVDATERRHQEAGKDLLLSELQHRIKNLLALVHAMARQTSVEERSAREYRDAFLGRFDALVRAHEFTFHENKNTSLHEIIHKTLEPYITASSAILIESSSPAVLQREQLQPLSLILHELATNAVKYGALSVPQGQIRVRWAPDTVDDGRLRLEWNEIGGPPASPPTSTGFGTRLIGVAAAELGGQPELDYGPNGLRAEIMLDLRPSSEGQ from the coding sequence ATGAACTTGGAAGATTTTTACCGCGTTATTCGAAATGGCCATGTTCGAGCGCAGGGTATCGTCGACACCGTGCCCGATCCGTTGCTTGTCCTAGATAAGAATCTGACGGTGGAGGCGGCCAATCGCGCGTTCCATGAAACGTTCAACGTCATCCAAGACGAGACGATTGGGAAGCATCTCTACGAGCTTGGAAATGGGCAGTGGGATATTCCGGAACTGCGTCGGCTATTAGAAGACGTTATTCCCAAAAGCACGGCAATCATTGACTACGAAGTTACACATGATTTCCCGCACATTGGGATGCGGACGATGCTTCTGACTGCACACAAGTTGCACCATCCCGATAACACCAGCCGGTCACTTCTGCTCTCAATGGTCGACGCCACCGAGCGACGGCACCAAGAGGCGGGAAAGGACCTGCTCCTAAGCGAACTCCAGCATCGAATAAAAAACCTACTCGCATTGGTGCACGCAATGGCGCGCCAAACCTCCGTAGAAGAACGATCGGCCCGCGAATATCGCGATGCGTTCCTTGGCAGGTTCGACGCACTCGTACGTGCACACGAATTTACATTTCACGAAAACAAGAACACTTCGCTTCACGAGATAATTCATAAGACACTTGAGCCATATATAACGGCGTCTTCGGCAATTTTGATTGAATCAAGCTCACCTGCAGTTCTTCAGCGTGAGCAACTTCAACCCCTGAGCTTGATCCTCCACGAGCTCGCGACCAATGCCGTCAAGTACGGCGCGTTATCTGTGCCCCAAGGACAGATCAGGGTCCGCTGGGCGCCCGACACTGTCGATGATGGACGACTGCGACTGGAATGGAATGAAATTGGTGGCCCGCCCGCCTCCCCACCCACGTCCACTGGATTTGGGACGCGGCTTATAGGGGTTGCTGCGGCTGAATTGGGCGGGCAACCAGAACTCGACTATGGGCCGAACGGGTTGAGAGCAGAGATCATGCTCGACTTACGGCCATCGTCTGAAGGACAATGA
- a CDS encoding response regulator, whose amino-acid sequence MAVSKAKVLVVEDEFLIRWDLVAALEDAGFSTVEAGSAAEAISVLERDRDIRVVFTDIQMPGSMDGLALANYVRGRWPPTIIVISSAIPFSKMQGVPSGVGMLPKPLDRSALKSLLSRIEHQLGS is encoded by the coding sequence ATGGCCGTTTCGAAAGCGAAAGTTTTGGTCGTCGAGGATGAGTTTCTCATTCGCTGGGATTTGGTCGCTGCTCTGGAGGACGCGGGCTTTTCAACCGTGGAGGCAGGCTCCGCGGCAGAAGCAATTTCGGTTCTTGAACGCGACAGAGACATCCGCGTTGTTTTCACCGACATCCAGATGCCGGGCTCCATGGACGGGCTAGCGCTCGCGAATTACGTCCGCGGTCGTTGGCCGCCGACAATCATTGTCATCAGCTCGGCTATACCATTTTCAAAAATGCAGGGTGTTCCGAGCGGTGTAGGGATGTTACCCAAACCGTTGGATAGGAGCGCATTGAAGTCGCTGCTGTCACGCATCGAACACCAGCTTGGATCATAG
- a CDS encoding heme biosynthesis protein HemY, with product MVRLLAYFISIALIAAGLSWIADRPGSLHIVWQGYDIETSVFRAVVLLAAAIAFIVFLWSMARALWKTPAIIGNRIVRRRQTRGLDAVSGGLIAIGAGDSTLASRYAVQARKSLPHQPLTHLLRAQSAELSGDRATARRIYEAMLASPETEQLGLRGLFLEAEREGANEAARQFATRALKANPKLGWSSTALFEQQCKQKDWAGALSTLEHARKYAHITKADADRKRAVLLAAQAIDIEDDNADKALALALESHGLAPDLVPPAVLAGRILASRGNTGKAAKVLQKTWTKSPHPDLAATYAYARIGDSTRDRLDRVVQLAALNPHSIESPIAVATTATEARLFAEARRALEPLLTERLTQRVAILMARIEAGENGEHGRVREWLARAMNAARDPAWIADGVTSDHWKPISPVTGKLDAFLWRVPIEARDASQNEILARRLDELIALEAPPQAAPAASVTTGPKHVDKDDVVDAETVTVTVRPAPAAAAEPHTKDEPAPAAPAKEPTSAPAAAAPEATPIRIQKGDKDSATQRRAPDDPGTEPEVELEQPVARRSYRVVN from the coding sequence ATGGTACGCCTCCTTGCCTACTTCATCTCCATCGCTTTGATCGCCGCGGGCCTGTCATGGATCGCAGACCGCCCGGGATCACTCCACATCGTCTGGCAGGGCTATGACATCGAAACGTCGGTGTTCCGCGCCGTCGTTCTGCTGGCCGCCGCCATCGCGTTCATCGTGTTTCTTTGGTCGATGGCGCGAGCGCTCTGGAAAACGCCCGCCATCATCGGCAACCGCATTGTCCGCCGACGGCAGACGCGCGGTCTCGACGCCGTATCGGGCGGCCTGATCGCAATTGGCGCTGGCGACAGCACGTTGGCGTCGCGCTACGCGGTGCAAGCGCGCAAATCGCTGCCGCATCAGCCATTGACTCATTTGCTGCGCGCGCAATCGGCCGAACTCTCGGGCGATCGCGCAACCGCGCGGCGAATCTACGAGGCGATGCTAGCTTCGCCAGAGACCGAACAACTCGGCCTGCGCGGACTGTTCCTTGAAGCGGAGCGCGAAGGCGCCAACGAAGCCGCCCGGCAGTTTGCCACGCGCGCCTTGAAGGCCAACCCCAAGCTCGGATGGTCGTCGACGGCGCTCTTCGAACAGCAGTGCAAACAGAAAGACTGGGCGGGCGCGCTTTCGACGCTCGAACACGCACGCAAATATGCGCACATCACAAAGGCGGATGCCGATCGCAAACGTGCCGTTCTACTTGCCGCCCAGGCAATCGATATTGAAGACGACAATGCGGACAAGGCCCTGGCGCTGGCACTCGAATCACATGGCCTGGCGCCGGATCTCGTGCCACCGGCAGTCCTCGCCGGACGCATCCTCGCGTCGCGCGGCAACACCGGAAAAGCCGCCAAGGTCTTGCAGAAGACCTGGACGAAGTCGCCCCATCCTGACCTCGCAGCCACATACGCCTACGCTCGCATCGGCGACAGCACGCGCGATCGCCTCGACCGTGTCGTGCAACTCGCAGCGCTCAACCCGCACTCAATCGAAAGCCCGATCGCCGTCGCAACGACCGCAACGGAGGCGCGCCTCTTCGCAGAAGCCCGCCGCGCGCTCGAACCCCTTCTGACCGAACGCCTTACCCAACGCGTTGCCATTCTGATGGCGCGCATTGAAGCCGGCGAAAACGGCGAGCATGGCCGCGTTCGCGAATGGCTGGCCCGGGCGATGAACGCAGCACGCGATCCAGCGTGGATTGCCGATGGCGTGACCTCCGATCATTGGAAGCCGATCTCGCCGGTCACAGGCAAGCTCGACGCATTTCTGTGGCGCGTTCCTATTGAGGCGCGCGACGCCAGCCAGAATGAAATTCTCGCTCGCCGTCTCGATGAACTGATCGCACTTGAAGCGCCACCGCAGGCTGCCCCCGCGGCCAGCGTCACGACCGGACCGAAGCACGTCGATAAGGATGACGTCGTCGACGCGGAAACGGTCACTGTAACGGTGCGGCCAGCCCCTGCGGCAGCAGCCGAGCCTCATACAAAGGACGAGCCTGCTCCAGCAGCCCCCGCCAAGGAACCGACAAGTGCGCCAGCCGCTGCAGCACCGGAAGCCACGCCCATTCGCATCCAGAAGGGCGATAAGGACTCCGCGACGCAGAGACGCGCACCGGACGATCCTGGCACCGAGCCGGAAGTCGAGCTCGAACAGCCGGTTGCACGCCGCAGCTACCGCGTTGTGAACTGA